In a single window of the Saccharothrix australiensis genome:
- a CDS encoding acyl-CoA dehydrogenase family protein — protein MARLAQTAGLTDIQEEILATVRSFVDKEIIPHAQALEHGDAYPADIVDGMKEMGLFGLTIPEEFGGLGESLLTYALVVEQIARGWMSVSGVINTHFIVAHMLKQHGTDEQRRKYLPRMATGEVRGSFSMSEPELGSDVAAIRTRAARSGDEYVVDGQKMWLTNGGTSNLTAVLVKTDEGAEKAHRNLTAFLVEKPEGYGEVLPGLTVPGKIDKMGYKGVDTTELVFDGFRIPADQVLGGTPGHGFRHMMDGVEVGRVNVAARACGIALRSFELAIEYAQQRRAFGKPIAEHQAIAFKLAEMATKVEAAHLMMVNAARLKDSGARNDVEAGMAKLIASEYCAEVTQEAFRIHGGYGYSKEYEIERLMREAPFLLIGEGTSEIQKTIISRGLLREYRARG, from the coding sequence ATGGCGCGCCTGGCCCAGACCGCTGGACTCACCGACATCCAGGAGGAGATCCTCGCCACGGTCCGCAGCTTCGTGGACAAGGAGATCATCCCGCACGCCCAGGCGCTGGAGCACGGGGACGCGTACCCGGCGGACATCGTCGACGGCATGAAGGAGATGGGCCTGTTCGGGCTCACCATCCCCGAGGAGTTCGGCGGGCTCGGCGAGTCGCTGCTGACCTACGCGCTGGTCGTCGAGCAGATCGCCCGCGGCTGGATGTCGGTGTCCGGTGTGATCAACACGCACTTCATCGTCGCCCACATGCTCAAGCAGCACGGCACGGACGAGCAGCGGCGGAAGTACCTGCCCCGCATGGCGACCGGCGAGGTGCGCGGGTCGTTCTCCATGTCGGAGCCCGAGCTGGGCTCGGACGTGGCGGCCATCCGCACCCGCGCCGCCCGCTCCGGTGACGAGTACGTCGTCGACGGCCAGAAGATGTGGCTGACCAACGGCGGCACGTCGAACCTGACCGCGGTGCTCGTGAAGACCGACGAGGGCGCGGAGAAGGCGCACCGGAACCTCACCGCGTTCCTGGTGGAGAAGCCCGAGGGGTACGGGGAGGTCCTGCCCGGCCTCACCGTACCCGGCAAGATCGACAAGATGGGGTACAAGGGCGTCGACACCACCGAGCTGGTGTTCGACGGCTTCCGGATCCCGGCGGACCAGGTCCTGGGCGGCACGCCCGGCCACGGTTTCCGGCACATGATGGACGGCGTGGAGGTCGGCCGCGTCAACGTGGCCGCCCGCGCGTGCGGTATCGCGCTGCGCTCGTTCGAACTGGCCATCGAGTACGCCCAGCAGCGGCGGGCGTTCGGCAAGCCCATCGCCGAGCACCAGGCGATCGCGTTCAAGCTGGCGGAGATGGCGACGAAGGTCGAGGCCGCCCACCTCATGATGGTCAACGCCGCACGGCTCAAGGACTCCGGCGCGCGGAACGACGTCGAGGCGGGCATGGCGAAGCTGATCGCGTCCGAGTACTGCGCCGAGGTGACGCAGGAGGCGTTCCGGATCCACGGCGGGTACGGGTACTCGAAGGAGTACGAGATCGAGCGCCTGATGCGGGAGGCGCCCTTCCTGCTGATCGGCGAGGGGACCAGCGAGATCCAGAAGACGATCATCAGTCGCGGGTTGTTGCGGGAGTACCGGGCGCGGGGGTGA
- a CDS encoding VOC family protein, whose translation MSATLSGLVLGTPSPPVLADFYRALLGWSEVSRAPEWARIRPEDSAGPGLSFQLERDFVPPAWPSRPGGQQLQAHLDIRVDDLQAETARAVALGATVEEHQPQPDGVRVLRDPHGNLFCLFLPGY comes from the coding sequence ATGTCCGCGACGCTCTCGGGGCTCGTCCTCGGCACGCCCTCGCCACCGGTCCTCGCCGACTTCTACCGGGCGCTGCTCGGGTGGAGCGAGGTGTCCAGGGCCCCGGAGTGGGCCCGGATTCGCCCGGAGGACTCCGCAGGACCCGGACTCAGCTTCCAGTTGGAGAGGGATTTCGTCCCGCCGGCCTGGCCGTCCCGGCCCGGAGGGCAGCAGTTGCAGGCCCACCTGGACATCCGGGTCGACGACCTGCAAGCCGAGACGGCGCGGGCGGTGGCGCTGGGCGCCACCGTCGAGGAGCACCAGCCGCAGCCGGACGGGGTGCGGGTCCTCCGGGACCCGCACGGCAACCTGTTCTGCCTGTTCCTCCCCGGCTACTGA
- a CDS encoding carbohydrate ABC transporter permease: protein MSQAVTGETGRVTPSPKAKAAISEGKKAERRLGLLLCAPAVLVMAAVAGWPIIYSVWLSLQRYDLKFPDRREFVGLDNYVTVLTNGYWWNAMWITVVITVVSVLIELALGMALALIMHRTLVGRGIVRTSTLIPYGIVTVVAAFSWRYAWTPGTGYLAETIAGGEPVLTQKVPAVLVVILAEIWKTTPFMALLLMAGLALVPDDLLKAAAMDGANAWQRFTKVMLPVMKPAILVALLFRTLDAFRIFDNLFVLTGGSQGTTSVSMVTYNNLIKGLNLGIGSTMSVLIFLTVALIALVFIKLFGTSAPGSDNSGRR from the coding sequence GTGAGCCAGGCGGTGACCGGGGAGACCGGTCGGGTGACGCCGTCCCCGAAGGCGAAGGCGGCGATCAGCGAGGGCAAGAAGGCCGAGCGGCGCCTCGGGCTGCTGCTGTGCGCGCCCGCGGTGCTCGTGATGGCGGCGGTCGCGGGCTGGCCGATCATCTACTCGGTGTGGCTGTCGTTGCAGCGCTACGACCTGAAGTTCCCCGACCGGCGCGAGTTCGTCGGCCTGGACAACTACGTCACCGTGCTGACGAACGGCTACTGGTGGAACGCCATGTGGATCACCGTCGTGATCACCGTGGTGTCCGTCCTGATCGAACTGGCGCTGGGCATGGCGCTGGCGCTGATCATGCACCGCACGCTGGTCGGGCGCGGGATCGTCCGCACGTCGACGCTGATCCCGTACGGCATCGTCACGGTGGTCGCCGCGTTCTCCTGGCGGTACGCGTGGACGCCCGGCACCGGCTACCTGGCCGAGACGATCGCGGGCGGCGAACCGGTGCTGACGCAGAAGGTCCCGGCGGTGCTGGTGGTCATCCTGGCCGAGATCTGGAAGACCACGCCGTTCATGGCGCTGCTGCTGATGGCGGGCCTCGCGCTGGTGCCGGACGACCTGCTCAAGGCGGCGGCGATGGACGGCGCGAACGCGTGGCAGCGGTTCACCAAGGTCATGCTCCCGGTGATGAAGCCGGCGATCCTGGTGGCGCTGCTGTTCCGCACGCTCGACGCGTTCCGCATCTTCGACAACCTGTTCGTGCTCACCGGCGGTTCGCAGGGCACGACGTCGGTGTCGATGGTGACCTACAACAACCTGATCAAGGGCCTCAACCTGGGCATCGGCTCCACCATGTCGGTGCTGATCTTCCTCACCGTGGCCCTGATCGCCCTGGTGTTCATCAAGCTGTTCGGCACCTCCGCGCCCGGCAGCGACAACTCGGGGAGGCGCTGA
- a CDS encoding ABC transporter substrate-binding protein yields MKGAGHRLAAVGGVALVAASVLAGCGSGDGGVTINVYKYPQENFQKIVDRCNDEADGYRIVYHKLPRESDGQREQLVRRLAAGDTGMDVLSLDITWTAELAKAGWIREFTGAAKSAVEEGTLETPLATARYEGRLYAAPDNTNVQLLWYRGDLVPTPPKTWDELIEAGARLRAEGKPGLVEAQGKQYEGLVVLFNTLVNSAGGRILDEDGAKAVVDDKAVQALEVLKKFATSDVVDPSFSNFAEDDARLAMENGKAAFQLNWPFVYAAAQKNPEFAAKLKWAPFPSVDGGESKVTVGGNNYAVSAFSPHAEQSFDAVSCLRNAENQKFAAINDGVPPTLESVYDDPEMAKPYPMKESILEALKTASVRPRTPAYQNVSTVISTILSPPADIDPRATADRLREELQDALDSKGVLP; encoded by the coding sequence ATGAAGGGCGCTGGTCATCGGTTGGCCGCCGTCGGGGGTGTCGCGCTGGTCGCGGCCTCCGTGCTGGCGGGGTGCGGTTCGGGTGACGGCGGGGTCACCATCAACGTCTACAAGTACCCGCAGGAGAACTTCCAGAAGATCGTCGACCGGTGCAACGACGAGGCGGACGGCTACCGGATCGTCTACCACAAGCTGCCCCGCGAGTCCGACGGGCAGCGCGAGCAGCTGGTGCGCCGGCTGGCCGCCGGCGACACCGGCATGGACGTCCTGTCGCTGGACATCACGTGGACCGCGGAGCTGGCCAAGGCCGGGTGGATCCGGGAGTTCACCGGCGCGGCCAAGTCCGCGGTCGAGGAGGGCACGCTCGAAACCCCGCTGGCGACCGCCCGGTACGAGGGCAGGCTGTACGCGGCACCGGACAACACCAACGTCCAGCTCCTCTGGTACCGCGGCGACCTCGTGCCCACTCCGCCGAAGACGTGGGACGAGCTGATCGAGGCGGGCGCGCGGCTCCGGGCGGAGGGCAAGCCCGGCCTGGTCGAGGCGCAGGGCAAGCAGTACGAGGGCCTCGTGGTGCTCTTCAACACCCTGGTCAACTCCGCGGGCGGGCGCATCCTCGACGAGGACGGCGCCAAGGCCGTCGTCGACGACAAGGCCGTCCAGGCGCTGGAGGTGCTGAAGAAGTTCGCCACGTCCGACGTCGTGGACCCGTCGTTCTCGAACTTCGCCGAGGACGACGCGCGGCTGGCGATGGAGAACGGCAAGGCCGCGTTCCAGCTCAACTGGCCGTTCGTCTACGCGGCGGCGCAGAAGAATCCCGAGTTCGCGGCCAAATTGAAGTGGGCGCCCTTCCCGTCGGTCGACGGCGGGGAGTCCAAGGTGACCGTGGGCGGCAACAACTACGCGGTGAGCGCGTTCTCCCCGCACGCCGAGCAGTCGTTCGACGCGGTGTCGTGCCTGCGCAACGCCGAGAACCAGAAGTTCGCGGCCATCAACGACGGTGTGCCGCCGACCCTGGAGTCCGTCTACGACGACCCGGAGATGGCGAAGCCCTACCCGATGAAGGAATCGATCCTGGAGGCGCTGAAGACCGCGAGCGTCCGCCCGCGCACCCCGGCCTACCAGAACGTGTCGACGGTGATCTCCACGATCCTGTCGCCGCCCGCGGACATCGACCCGCGCGCCACCGCCGACCGGCTCCGGGAGGAGTTGCAGGACGCGCTCGACTCGAAGGGGGTGCTGCCGTGA
- a CDS encoding general stress protein, whose translation MVPVTSSFSGQNRPGVPPRLPTPPTGWPIGSYGTYEEAQRAVDFLADGDFPVQEVTIVGVDLMLVERVTGRLTWGRVLGTGAASGAWFGLFVGVLLSLFNTTAGASFGPILVGLLVGVAFGLIFAAVGYGSARGKRDFQSASQLVAGRYDVLCQPRNAERGRDLLAKLAMRPAEAPEE comes from the coding sequence GTGGTTCCCGTGACGAGTTCCTTCTCCGGCCAGAACCGACCCGGTGTGCCGCCGCGCCTGCCCACGCCGCCCACCGGGTGGCCGATCGGGTCGTACGGCACCTACGAGGAGGCCCAGCGGGCCGTCGACTTCCTCGCCGACGGTGACTTCCCCGTGCAGGAGGTGACCATCGTCGGGGTCGACCTCATGCTCGTCGAGCGGGTCACCGGGCGGCTCACGTGGGGGCGCGTCCTCGGCACCGGCGCCGCGTCCGGCGCGTGGTTCGGCCTGTTCGTCGGCGTGTTGCTGTCGCTGTTCAACACGACCGCCGGCGCGAGTTTCGGGCCCATCCTGGTCGGCCTGCTCGTGGGTGTCGCGTTCGGGCTGATCTTCGCCGCCGTCGGGTACGGGTCGGCTCGGGGCAAGCGGGACTTCCAGTCGGCCAGCCAGCTCGTCGCCGGGCGGTACGACGTGCTCTGCCAGCCGCGCAACGCCGAGCGGGGCCGTGACCTGCTCGCCAAGCTCGCCATGCGCCCCGCCGAGGCGCCCGAGGAGTAG
- a CDS encoding HpcH/HpaI aldolase/citrate lyase family protein — MVDQQRPRRSCLAVPGSSQKMIDKARTLPADQVFLDLEDACAPLAKPAARKTIVAALNEGGWGSRTRVVRVNDWTTEWTYRDVTEVVEGAGANLDCVMLPKVQTAAQVQALDLLLTQVEKTMGYEVGRIGIEAQIENARGLTDVDAIATASPRVETIIFGPADFMASINMKSLVVGEQPPGYDVGDAYHYILMRILMAARAHDKQAIDGPYLQIRDVDGFKRVAGRSAALGFDGKWVLHPGQIEAANEVFSPRQEDYDHAENILDAYDHYTSEAGGKRGAVMLGDEMIDEASRKMALVISAKGRAAGMSRTDVWTPPEA, encoded by the coding sequence GTGGTCGACCAGCAGCGTCCCCGTCGCTCGTGCCTGGCCGTGCCGGGTTCGAGCCAGAAGATGATCGACAAGGCCCGCACGCTGCCCGCGGACCAGGTCTTCCTCGACCTGGAGGACGCCTGCGCGCCACTGGCCAAGCCGGCCGCGCGCAAGACCATCGTCGCCGCGCTCAACGAGGGCGGCTGGGGTTCGCGCACCCGCGTGGTCCGCGTCAACGACTGGACCACCGAGTGGACCTACCGCGACGTCACCGAGGTCGTGGAGGGCGCGGGCGCGAACCTCGACTGCGTCATGCTGCCCAAGGTGCAGACCGCGGCGCAGGTGCAGGCGCTGGACCTGCTGCTCACCCAGGTCGAGAAGACGATGGGCTACGAGGTCGGCCGGATCGGCATCGAGGCCCAGATCGAGAACGCCCGCGGCCTGACCGACGTCGACGCGATCGCCACCGCCTCGCCGCGCGTGGAGACCATCATCTTCGGGCCGGCCGACTTCATGGCGTCGATCAACATGAAGTCTCTGGTGGTCGGCGAGCAGCCGCCCGGCTACGACGTCGGCGACGCGTACCACTACATCCTGATGCGGATCCTGATGGCCGCGCGGGCGCACGACAAGCAGGCCATCGACGGCCCGTACCTCCAGATCCGCGACGTCGACGGGTTCAAGCGGGTGGCCGGCCGGTCGGCCGCGCTGGGCTTCGACGGCAAGTGGGTGTTGCACCCCGGCCAGATCGAGGCGGCGAACGAGGTGTTCAGCCCCCGGCAGGAGGACTACGACCACGCCGAGAACATCCTCGACGCCTACGACCACTACACCTCCGAGGCGGGCGGGAAGCGCGGCGCGGTGATGCTCGGTGACGAGATGATCGACGAGGCGTCCCGGAAGATGGCGTTGGTGATCTCGGCCAAGGGGCGGGCGGCGGGGATGTCCCGCACGGACGTGTGGACGCCGCCGGAGGCGTGA